The genomic window NNNNNNNNNNNNNNNNNNNNNNNNNNNNNNNNNNNNNNNNNNNNNNNNNNNNNNNNNNNNNNNNNNNNNNNNNNNNNNNNNNNNNNNNNNNNNNNNNNNNNNNNNNNNNNNNNNNNNgggggggggggctaaaaccctaaacctgcggcagcctttagtcgcggttggtcagaagaaccgcgactaaaggtcctccgccccgacggccacctggcgcccacgtggacgggcctttagtcgcggttcttaagcaaccgcgactaaagggtggggcctttagtcgcgcccgttcggtcgcggttgcgcaaccgcgactaatggcagttgcgaaccgcgaccaaaggccctttttccaccagtgacaGCGGCGAAGCATGGAGGTTGAACACAAAAGCATCGGCGCGGATGACGTGGGGCGCTATGCCAGTGTGATTGCGCTACTGCGGCAGCACGTATCCCTGGAAGCCGAGAACTGAGACGGGGCGGCCTCGTCATGCTAATATGTACGGTTTGGAGCTTATAATGCTCATCAGACTAAACACGGGATACTCCTCGTCCCCCGCAAACGCCGCTGATGTCCATGAGAGCGCAAGGGACACAACCAGTGGGAGACATATGTTGGCGTACACACCATTAAGCAATCAAATTTGCAAAAAGAAAGATCTTACAAACCATATAATTTGGAGATTGAATGAAGACCAAACCCAACAGCAGGGATATTTAAAGTAGACGTTCCCAGATAAAAATGCTTCATGTAACAACTTCCATAGATATCCATCACAGGAATTTCTTATTTTCTTTATTTCATCCCCTAAAACAAAGCAGTATAAACAAATTAACAAAGTACTGGATTTCCCAAATGAACCACACCGGTAACTTGTTATTCTCTCTATCTCTTCTCCTAAATCGATTTAGATAAAGAAAGAATAACTGGATAATATTTAGATAGAAACATTCCTTTCTTATATAAGGCACAAATGCATAATGCAGAACCAATCTGTGTTAGAGGGTGGAGATGGAGAAAGCTCACCGACTGATATCACCAATCTATGTATGGGGCTTACATCTAATAAATCAAGATCAAAGTCTTCTCACCATTGTCGGCTAGATTACGTATCTAAGTAGTGGATGCCACTGCATGGCCACCAGACGCATACCGCTGCAGCACCAATCCCTTGTCACCATGTTCACGAGTACCTAGCAGCATACATATCTACATATCATGAAGCGAGTACTTAATAGCAGCAGTTGTAATCGGTAAGCAAGTAACAGTATGAACAAAACCAGTAGAAGCATGAACAAAATCGCAGCAGTAGGTTGCTACTTTCCTCTATGATCTCTTTATATATGTGCAATAGCTGTATATCAGGGCAGAGCAGCAAAATTAACAACATTAGATCACCTTTGATGCACTCGTCGGCCAGCCAGCACCCATCCCAGTGTTCACAACCTCCTTCTCGCATGTAGCCACCCCCCAATGTCCACGCCTTCTACCTGACCGACTCTTTCCTCTGCCCCCATGAACTCATGCTCAGCGTCCCGCCCAGCTCAAGCTCCATCGCGTGCGCCGGGAGAGAGGAAAGGGAGGAGAAGGGGGAGCCCCCGCACGCCGTCGTCGCATTCAGGCGCACGCGCACACACATACAGCATGTGCTCCATCGATCCAATGGCGCTGCCTCGTGCGCGCTCGCATGGGGGACGCAACGAAGGAGAGTGCACGGGTTATGAACTTGTCGGTGCTGGGCTTAGGGCAGCGTCAGTGCCATTGTGGGCAGCGGACCGGCGACCGCGACGGTGGGCCGATGACTGCGGCGGCGGGGATGGGATCGATCCGGCCTGTCACATCTGTGTGCTCCTTTGGGTGCCGAGTTTGGGATCCTGTTCTCTGTTGGTGTGGGGAGGCGGGGTGGGGGTGGCCGGATAGTGGGAGCATTCCACCGGCGGGGGAGAGGATGGTCTCCGGAGGAGAGAGGGAGGGTGGCGGCGCCGGAGATCTGTTTCACGAGAGAACGGGAAACCTCCAAATTATCCCCTGTTTTGGTGGTTGGTTCGGCACAACATGTCTCATTCTCGATTTCAACCATAGATTCAAGATCGGATGGCACATATGGCCCgaaggcaggcacaccatcatcaccaattcacaattttataagagtagagaaagtTGGTAAATTTTAATAAAGTTTAAATTTTAATATAGAGAGTACAGTACTATATAAATTCTAGGTGTTGACAAGTTAGCCATGTATACCTGGTTTTTTTAGGGAAATGTGCAGCTTTTTTTTCTTGAGAAAAGGGAAATGTACCGCTGGTGTAGATGCTGTTGCAAGTGGGCCAAGATGTCCGGTTGAGATGGGCCTCCGCCTAAAATTTCTTGCTGCTTCTTGTTGCTTTTCTTCTATGACCTCGCACTCGCCATCCCCTCTGAAAATATCCCCAcctgcgccgccgccgacaccccaccccaccgccgccgccgtcgccgcacaAAGCTCGAGCAATGGAACAATCGCTGCCAACGACCGTGTCTACGTGCACCTCCGACACGGCGATGGGCAAGCACGTGTTCAAGATCGTCGGCTACCATCTGCACAAGGGTTTGGGCGTCGGCAAGTACATACGGTCCGCCACCTTCGCCGTCGGCGGCTACGACTGGTGCGTCCGTTACTACCCCGATGGATACTCATCCCCCGAGTGCAATGGCTACATCTCTGTCTACCTCGAGCTCCTGTCCAGGAACGCCGAGGTCAGGGCGAACTACACATTCAGTCTAATCGACTCGGGCGGCGGCTGCGCGCAGCCATGGTCGCCGTTCATCCGCCGCTTCGCTCACAACTACACCTCCGTCGATGTTAGCTATGGAGCTGACATGTTCATCGAACAGACTGCGCTCGAATTGGTGCCGTACCTGCGTGACGACACCGTGGTGATTGAGTGTGAGGTCAAGGTTATCAGGTGGCCGCGGGTGCAGGAGGAGACCGTGTTGGCCGCCACACATATCGAGGTGCCACCGTCGGACCTGTCGATTCACCTCGGGAAGTTGCTGGACGGGAAGAGAGGAGCAGATGTGACTTTTGAGGTTAAAGGCGAGGTTTTCCCTGCACACAAGATTATGCTTGCCACGTGGTCGCCGGTCTTCGATGCTCAAGTCTATGGACCCATGAGCGATGCCAATGCCACGAGTAAGAACATAATCGTCGAAGACATGGAGCCCCCTGTTTTCAGGGCCTTGCTTCACTTCATCTACACGGATTCGCTGCCAGCTATGGATGACCTTGATGATGGTGAGAACCAAGACATGGTTAAACACTTGATGGTGGCTGCCGACAGGTATGCCATGGACAGGATGAAGATGATATgtgaaggtattctctgcaagagcCTTGAAGTTGAGACCGTGGCGATGACATTGGCGCTAGCTGATCAGCATCACTGCAGCAAGCTGAAAGATGCCTGTGTTGAATTCATTCTCTCTTCAAACAGAATGGATGATGTGGTAGCAAGCCAGGGGTATGCACACCTCAAAAGATCTTGTCCTGCTCTCATGTTTGATGTCTTTGAGAAGGCTACCAAGTCTCGCAAAATTTAATGTG from Triticum aestivum cultivar Chinese Spring chromosome 3B, IWGSC CS RefSeq v2.1, whole genome shotgun sequence includes these protein-coding regions:
- the LOC123068461 gene encoding BTB/POZ and MATH domain-containing protein 1-like, coding for MEQSLPTTVSTCTSDTAMGKHVFKIVGYHLHKGLGVGKYIRSATFAVGGYDWCVRYYPDGYSSPECNGYISVYLELLSRNAEVRANYTFSLIDSGGGCAQPWSPFIRRFAHNYTSVDVSYGADMFIEQTALELVPYLRDDTVVIECEVKVIRWPRVQEETVLAATHIEVPPSDLSIHLGKLLDGKRGADVTFEVKGEVFPAHKIMLATWSPVFDAQVYGPMSDANATSKNIIVEDMEPPVFRALLHFIYTDSLPAMDDLDDGENQDMVKHLMVAADRYAMDRMKMICEGILCKSLEVETVAMTLALADQHHCSKLKDACVEFILSSNRMDDVVASQGYAHLKRSCPALMFDVFEKATKSRKI